A genomic segment from Lates calcarifer isolate ASB-BC8 linkage group LG13, TLL_Latcal_v3, whole genome shotgun sequence encodes:
- the ccdc125 gene encoding coiled-coil domain-containing protein 125 — translation MLNVKEQRAYQGTKPQYSPERDASVVELAVLGACRCPGVGEACPCSRTAAASRKQLAQLQQELDAQRSRREEALMVADAFRIAFEQQLRKRSEHFLLLAETNILRSHHCKAEGANRSPLISVSQRLRGLLPSSLELKLPDDLLDTLYRLLDLLNDKEEALAHQKKVSIMLARSAEELQRQLHLDSHYHPSDPAESSVPSEQRENPSGNHSQSQQTPETSKSSIPAKQQLDLPVPQLQPGQLPCLSDPSQTNVKPPSNHKSHESKKPRVRPIRVLIPPQDPWLRKRSSSQIFIVNIMI, via the exons ATGTTGAATGTGAAGGAGCAGAGAGCTTACCAAGGAACCAAACCTCAGTACAGCCCAGAGAGGGATGCAAGTGTTGTGGAG CTGGCAGTTTTGGGTGCCTGCCGGTGTCCTGGAGTTGGGGAAGCTTGTCCATGCAGCCGGACTGCTGCTGCCAGCAGGAAGCAGCTTGCTCAGCTGCAACAGGAG CTTGATGCTCAACGCtcaaggagagaggaggcacTGATGGTTGCAGATGCTTTTCGGATCGCCTTCgaacagcagctgagaaaacgGAGTGaacacttcctgctgctggCTGAGACCAACATCCTGAGATCCCATCACTGCAAGGCTGAAG GTGCTAACAGGAGTCCTTTAATCAGTGTAAGCCAGAGGTTAAGAGGATTGCTGCCTTCCAGTTTGGAGTTGAAGTTGCCTGATGATCTTTTAGACACTCTCTACAGATTGCTGGACTTG CTGAATGACAAAGAGGAGGCCCTGGCCCATCAGAAGAAGGTCAGCATCATGTTAGCTCGCAGtgcagaggagctgcagagacagttgCACCTAGATTCACATTACCATCCATCAGATCCAGCAGAGTCCAGTGTCCCATCAGAGCAACGAGAAAACCCATCAGGGAATCACAGCCAGTCTCAGCAAACACCTGAGACATCTAAGTCCAGCATCCCAGCAAAGCAGCAACTAGACCTGCCAGTTCCCCAGCTTCAGCCAGGACAATTACCATGTCTGTCAGACCCATCACAGACCAATGTGAAGCCACCGTCAAACCACAAGAGTCATGAGTCGAAAAAACCAAGAGTCCGACCAATCAGAGTCCTGATCCCCCCACAAGATCCATGGCTCAGAAAAAGAAGTAGTAGCCAGattttcattgttaatataatGATCTAG
- the ak6 gene encoding adenylate kinase isoenzyme 6: protein MKMRKRPNLLLTGTPGVGKTTLGKELAQRTGLNYVNIGDLAQEGQLYDGYDEEYQCPILDEDRVVDELDEKMVEGGVIVDYHGCDLFPERWFHIIFVLRTDNTQLYTRLESRGYTGKKLQDNIQCEIFQTIYEEAMEAYSQEIVHQLPSNTPEDMERNLEQIVQWIEQWMKDHN from the exons ATGAAGATGAGAAAGCGACCGAACCTTCTGTTAACAG GAACCCCTGGTGTTGGAAAGACCACTTTAGGAAAGGAGCTAGCCCAGCGGACAGGGCTGAACTATGTTAACATAGGAGACCTGGCCCAGGAAG GACAACTTTATGATGGCTATGATGAAGAGTACCAGTGCCCGATTTTGGATGAGGACAGG GTGGTGGATGAGCTGGATGAAAAGATGGTAGAGGGTGGTGTGATTGTTGATTATCATGGCTGTGACCTGTTTCCTGAACGCTGGTTTCACATCATCTTTGTCCTCCGAACAGACAACACTCAGCTGTACACACGGCTAGAGAGCAG gGGTTACACAGGGAAGAAGCTGCAGGACAACATACAGTGTGAGATCTTCCAGACTATCTATGAGGAAGCCATGGAGGCCTACAGTCAGGAGATTGTCCACCAGCTACCCAGCAACACTCCTGAAGACATGGAGCGCAACCTGGAGCAGATAGTGCAGTGGATTGAGCAGTGGATGAAGGACCATAACTAG
- the rad17 gene encoding LOW QUALITY PROTEIN: cell cycle checkpoint protein RAD17 (The sequence of the model RefSeq protein was modified relative to this genomic sequence to represent the inferred CDS: deleted 1 base in 1 codon) yields MNKLSVGDKAASSRVNSWVDPCFTDLQGESFSLPGRRKGSQFSCSKAEPKRARKRKGEPGSDLHTAYLLKESAQGDQNEPWVDRHSPRSQAELAVHKKKIEEVENWMRVHTNSSKGGILLLTGPSGCGKTATVQVLSQELGLRIQEWINPTNLELYSNSQHEWRINGSSCSSQLGQFQEFLLRANKYNCLRMAGDGGAIDRKLILVEDLPNQFYRQPGSLHDNLRRFVKTSRCPLVFIVSDSLSGDSSTRILFPREIQEELDISTISFNPVAPTTMMKVLTRISSLEAGKSCGRMCIPNQGVLEMLCSGSSGDIRSAINSLQFSSLPDISLEKGLWQMKDRPVTSVGKAVSRTNQRKKKSKQTKEQEEEQAIGGKDASLFLFRALGKILHCKRGNHEGAKAAEGAPGPGLSSHLSHHHREALLIDPELVVDRSHMSGDFFNLYLHQNYLDFFSEVEDVARASKYLSDADLLTADWTSRNTMGDYGSSVATRGLLHSNSHQVSVGFRPLHKPSWLLISKRHRENCLAAQSLFRSFCLTPVSLQTELLPYLAKLTNPMRNQAQIAFIQDVGQMSLRRFSSRLKPEALTDKEPVQLETDGEEEEKETGQGGVEEGLPVSQPQPATSQVLLEEEDMIIEEYISD; encoded by the exons ATGAACAAGCTGTCTGTGGGAGATAAAGCTGCTTCAAGCAGA GTGAATAGCTGGGTGGATCCATGTTTCACTGATTTGCAAGGGGAAAGCTTTTCTCTGCCTGGAAGGAGAAAGGGGAGCCAGTTCTCGTGCTCTAAAGCTGAGCCCAAGAGAGcaaggaagaggaaaggagagcCCGGCTCAGACCTTCATACAGCCTACCTGCTGAAAGAGTCAGCCCAGGGGGACCAAAATGAGCCCTGGGTGGACAGACACTCGCCCCGTTCACAG gctGAGCTAGCTGTCCACAAGAAGAAGATCGAGGAGGTGGAGAACTGGATGAGAGTTCACACAAACTCATCAAAG GGTGGCATCCTACTGCTGACGGGACCATCAGGCTGTGGGAAGACTGCTACAGTACAGGTTTTATCTCAGGAGCTCGGCCTCAGGATTCAGGAATGGATCAACCCCACCAACCTGGAGCTATACAGCAACAGTCAGCATG AATGGAGGATAAATGGTTCATCCTGCAGCTCCCAGTTAGGCCAGTTCCAGGAGTTCCTCCTCAGAGCCAATAAGTACAACTGCCTGAGGATGGCAGGTGATGGAGGAGCTATAGACAGGAAGCTCATACTGGTGGAG GATTTGCCAAACCAGTTCTACAGGCAGCCTGGCAGCCTGCACGATAACCTGAG GCGCTTCGTGAAGACCAGTCGATGTCCCCTAGTGTTCATAGTGTCAGACAGTCTAAGTGGAGACAGCAGCACACGCATTCTTTTTCCTAGAGAgatccaggaggagctggacatCAGCACCATCAG TTTTAACCCAGTGGCTCCAACCACAATGATGAAGGTCCTGACCCGTATTTCAAGCCTGGAGGCAGGAAAG AGCTGTGGGAGAATGTGTATCCCAAACCAGGGAGTGTTGGAGATGCTGTGTTCAGGAAGCTCAGGAGATATTCGCAGTGCCATCAATAGCCTccagttttcctctctcccaG ACATATCACTGGAAAAGGGGCTGTGGCAGATGAAGGACAGACCTGTGACTTCAGTGGGCAAAGCTGTTTCCAGAACAaaccagaggaagaagaaatccAAACAGACaaaggagcaggaagaggagcaggCTATTGGAGGGAAAGATGCTTCTCTGTTCCTGTTCAGAGCACTGGGAAAGATCCTGCACTGCAAAC GAGGGAATCATGAAGGTGCTAAAGCAGCTGAAGGTGCCCCTGGACCTGGTCTATCATCTCACCTGTCTCATCATCACAGAGAAGCATTATTAATAGACCCTGAG TTGGTTGTTGATCGTTCACACATGTCTGGAGATTTCTTCAACCTGTACCTCCACCAGAACTACCTGGACTTCTTCTCAGAGGTGGAGGATGTGGCCCGAGCCAGCAAGTATCTATCTGATGCTGACCTCCTCACAGCTGATTGGACG agtCGTAACACCATGGGGGATTATGGGTCTTCAGTGGCCACTAGAGGACTCCTTCACTCAAACTCTCATCAAGTTTCTGTTGGCTTCAGACCACTGCACAAACCCAGCTGGCTGCTAATCAGCAAGAGG CATCGGGAGAACTGCCTA GCTGCCCAGTCCCTGTTCAGAAGCTTCTGTCTGACACCAGTCAGCCTGCAGACTGAACTGTTGCCATACCTGGCCAAACTCACCAACCCTATGAGGAaccaag CTCAGATAGCTTTCATCCAGGACGTGGGTCAGATGTCACTGAGGAGGTTCTCCAGCAG attAAAACCAGAGGCTCTGACAGACAAAGAGCCAGTCCAGCTGGAGACAGatggtgaagaggaagagaaagaaacaggcCAGGGTGGAGTTGAGGAGGGTCTTCCAGTCAGTCAGCCTCAACCTGCTACAAGCCAAGTCcttttggaggaggaggacatgatCATAGAGGAATATATCAGTGACTAA